Proteins encoded within one genomic window of Granulicella pectinivorans:
- a CDS encoding Imm26 family immunity protein — protein sequence MRVLRSLEEANAVTAVRLTDKRRSAKVGDFFRLSPQIGIFLWGRLIKRAHFWGVKKDFNLIYIYDAISEMKPDRSLLVPSNLLIGPSVVNNLGWARGYWEIMESKPLEAGDMLSKHQFVRFRGAGGRDNYDVVDENGDFVTKSEAQAFPIAQSGFGNYNSVDWAIRGVLESRGVLKSECLEK from the coding sequence ATGCGTGTTCTCAGGAGTCTCGAAGAAGCCAATGCTGTTACTGCGGTGCGCTTGACGGACAAACGTCGCTCCGCGAAGGTCGGCGACTTCTTTCGGCTCTCTCCTCAAATCGGCATTTTTCTGTGGGGCAGGCTCATCAAACGGGCGCATTTCTGGGGAGTGAAGAAGGACTTCAATCTCATTTACATCTATGACGCTATCTCGGAAATGAAGCCTGATCGTTCGCTATTGGTTCCGAGTAATCTCCTGATTGGACCAAGCGTTGTGAACAACCTCGGATGGGCTCGAGGATATTGGGAGATTATGGAGTCCAAACCGCTCGAAGCGGGAGACATGTTGAGCAAGCATCAGTTCGTGCGCTTCCGTGGTGCCGGAGGTCGCGACAATTACGACGTCGTTGACGAGAACGGGGACTTTGTTACGAAGTCCGAGGCGCAGGCTTTCCCGATCGCCCAATCGGGTTTTGGCAACTACAACTCCGTAGACTGGGCGATAAGGGGAGTCTTAGAGTCGCGAGGCGTCCTAAAATCCGAATGCCTCGAAAAGTGA
- the hisB gene encoding imidazoleglycerol-phosphate dehydratase HisB, whose protein sequence is MTDAIRRGTIQRDTTETKINLTLTVDGQGTYTVSTGIRFFDHMLELFTRHGGFDLDLTCKGDLDVDQHHTVEDVGIALGEAFLQALGDKKGILRAGYFVMPMDETLAVAAIDLSGRTAYAVDDQVDVPIVGDFQTELLTDFFEGFARGAKCNVHVKTMYGRSNHHKIEAIFKAFARAMRGACSRDERMKEMLPSTKGLL, encoded by the coding sequence ATGACTGACGCAATCCGTCGCGGCACCATCCAGCGCGACACCACCGAGACCAAGATCAACCTCACCCTCACCGTAGACGGCCAGGGCACCTACACCGTCTCCACCGGCATCCGCTTCTTCGACCACATGCTCGAGCTCTTCACCCGTCACGGCGGCTTCGACCTCGACCTCACCTGCAAGGGCGACCTCGACGTCGATCAGCACCACACGGTGGAAGACGTCGGCATCGCACTCGGCGAAGCCTTCCTCCAGGCCCTCGGCGACAAGAAAGGCATCCTGCGCGCCGGCTACTTCGTCATGCCCATGGACGAGACCCTCGCCGTCGCCGCCATCGACCTCAGCGGACGCACCGCCTACGCGGTCGACGACCAGGTCGACGTGCCCATCGTCGGCGACTTCCAGACTGAACTCCTCACCGACTTCTTCGAAGGCTTCGCCCGCGGCGCCAAGTGCAACGTACACGTCAAGACGATGTACGGCCGTTCCAACCATCACAAGATCGAGGCCATCTTCAAAGCCTTTGCACGCGCCATGCGCGGAGCCTGCAGCCGCGACGAACGGATGAAGGAGATGCTTCCCAGCACCAAGGGCCTGTTGTAA
- the hisH gene encoding imidazole glycerol phosphate synthase subunit HisH, giving the protein MIAVIDYKAGNLTSVVKTLNYLGAETLVTQDPEVVRTASRIVLPGVGHFRATALLNELHITEAVRESITRGALFLGVCVGQQWLYQGSTEAPETPGLGHFQGEVERFPTHIEGDLLKAPHVGWNSLEDIRPDSRLLRNIQPGEFVYYTHSWRAPVTPDTAATTPYGGSFTGVVERGNVMGVQFHPEKSASVGLRVLKNFIDL; this is encoded by the coding sequence ATGATCGCCGTCATCGACTACAAGGCCGGCAACCTCACCAGCGTCGTCAAGACCCTCAACTATCTCGGCGCCGAGACCCTCGTCACGCAAGATCCCGAAGTCGTCCGCACCGCGAGCCGCATCGTCCTCCCTGGCGTAGGACACTTCCGCGCGACCGCCCTGCTCAACGAGCTCCACATCACCGAAGCCGTCCGCGAGAGCATCACCCGCGGCGCGCTCTTCCTCGGAGTCTGCGTCGGCCAGCAGTGGCTCTACCAGGGCTCCACCGAAGCCCCCGAGACCCCAGGCCTGGGCCACTTCCAGGGCGAGGTCGAACGGTTCCCGACTCACATCGAGGGCGACCTCCTCAAGGCCCCCCACGTAGGCTGGAACTCCCTCGAAGACATCCGCCCCGACTCCCGTCTCCTGCGCAACATCCAGCCCGGCGAGTTCGTCTACTACACCCACTCCTGGCGCGCCCCGGTAACACCGGACACCGCAGCCACCACGCCCTACGGCGGCTCCTTCACCGGCGTTGTGGAACGCGGCAACGTCATGGGCGTCCAGTTCCACCCGGAGAAGTCCGCCTCGGTAGGCCTCCGCGTCCTCAAAAACTTCATCGACCTCTAG
- a CDS encoding YybH family protein, whose protein sequence is MTPREEIEAMLAARTEALARFDADAVIAFYTEDCELIVNDLPALTGPAAIRDFFASMFAEGSFEPEIVIQDLRCEGTLAVFYARQLLTLASRREPTTDQYAMRHMATLSKASGRWLIVRSMVSLEGPGAIEKIELEPEA, encoded by the coding sequence ATGACGCCCCGCGAAGAGATCGAAGCCATGCTCGCCGCCCGCACCGAAGCCCTCGCCCGCTTCGATGCCGACGCCGTCATCGCCTTCTACACCGAAGACTGTGAGCTTATCGTCAACGATCTCCCCGCGCTCACCGGCCCCGCCGCCATCCGCGACTTCTTCGCCTCCATGTTCGCCGAAGGCTCCTTCGAGCCCGAGATCGTCATCCAGGACCTCCGCTGCGAAGGCACCCTCGCCGTCTTCTACGCCCGCCAGCTCCTCACGCTCGCCTCCCGCCGCGAGCCCACTACCGACCAGTACGCGATGCGCCACATGGCCACACTGTCGAAGGCCTCCGGCCGCTGGCTCATCGTGCGCAGCATGGTCTCCCTCGAAGGCCCCGGCGCCATCGAGAAAATAGAACTGGAGCCCGAAGCATGA
- the hisF gene encoding imidazole glycerol phosphate synthase subunit HisF has translation MLTKRIIACLDVRDGRVVKGIQFVDIIDAGDPAELAHRHAAGGADEIVLLDITATHEGRGTLLDTVRRTAATLFVPFTVGGGIRSAEDAAAVFHAGADKVSINSSAIARPALIGEIGGSFGAQAVIVAIDARRGPLGVEDAEVYVSGGRKPTGLNVVEWAREAEQRGAGEILLTSMNTDGMRNGFDCELTRAVSEAVQIPVIASGGAGSAAHFADVFKAGKADAALAASIFHFGITDSRALKAEVAAAGVPMRLPC, from the coding sequence ATGTTGACCAAACGCATCATCGCCTGCCTCGACGTCCGCGACGGACGCGTCGTCAAGGGCATTCAGTTCGTGGACATCATCGACGCCGGCGACCCTGCCGAACTGGCCCACCGCCACGCCGCCGGCGGCGCCGACGAGATCGTCCTCCTCGACATCACCGCCACCCACGAGGGCCGAGGCACCCTCCTCGACACCGTCCGCCGCACCGCCGCCACCCTCTTCGTCCCCTTCACCGTAGGCGGAGGCATCCGCTCCGCCGAAGACGCCGCGGCCGTCTTCCACGCCGGAGCCGACAAGGTCAGCATCAACTCCTCCGCCATCGCCCGCCCCGCACTCATCGGCGAGATCGGCGGAAGCTTCGGCGCACAAGCCGTGATCGTAGCCATCGACGCCCGCCGCGGCCCGCTCGGCGTGGAAGACGCAGAGGTCTACGTCAGCGGAGGCCGCAAGCCCACCGGCCTCAACGTCGTCGAGTGGGCCCGCGAGGCCGAACAGCGCGGCGCCGGCGAGATCCTCCTCACCTCCATGAACACCGACGGAATGCGTAACGGTTTCGATTGCGAATTGACCCGAGCCGTCTCCGAAGCCGTCCAGATCCCCGTCATCGCCTCAGGAGGCGCAGGCTCCGCAGCCCACTTCGCCGATGTCTTCAAGGCGGGCAAAGCCGACGCAGCCCTCGCCGCCAGCATCTTCCACTTCGGCATCACCGACTCCCGCGCCCTGAAGGCTGAGGTCGCCGCCGCCGGCGTGCCCATGCGCTTACCCTGCTAA
- a CDS encoding HisA/HisF-related TIM barrel protein, with protein sequence MLIPSIDLMGGKIVQLVQGQTLKLSFDDFDYWIDRFSKYPLVQLIDLDAAMRQGENRTLIEMICKRLPCQVGGGLRTAEDGQALLDAGAKRVIYGSSLFGTPTEGETPRRHPLIRLEFAESLKKVLGEDALCFSVDTKAGKVAVKGWKDSVELTPEEAVTWLEDSCAAFLYTHVDTEGTMTGFPIDVAAILRATTAKQLIVAGGIKAQSEVDELDQMGVDAVAGMAVYSGAMEA encoded by the coding sequence ATGCTCATTCCATCCATCGACCTCATGGGCGGCAAGATCGTCCAGCTCGTCCAGGGCCAAACCCTCAAGCTCTCCTTCGACGACTTCGACTACTGGATCGACCGCTTCTCCAAGTACCCGCTCGTCCAGCTCATCGACCTAGACGCAGCCATGCGCCAGGGCGAGAACCGCACCCTCATCGAGATGATCTGCAAGCGTCTCCCCTGCCAGGTAGGCGGCGGACTCCGTACAGCGGAAGACGGCCAGGCCCTGCTCGACGCTGGAGCCAAACGCGTCATCTACGGATCGTCCCTCTTCGGCACGCCCACCGAAGGCGAAACGCCGCGCCGCCACCCGCTCATCCGCCTCGAGTTCGCCGAGTCGCTCAAGAAGGTCCTCGGCGAAGACGCCCTCTGCTTCTCCGTCGACACCAAGGCCGGCAAAGTTGCGGTCAAGGGCTGGAAGGACTCCGTCGAGCTCACCCCCGAAGAAGCCGTCACCTGGCTCGAAGACTCCTGCGCCGCCTTCCTCTACACCCACGTCGACACCGAAGGCACCATGACCGGGTTCCCCATCGATGTCGCCGCGATCCTGCGAGCCACCACCGCGAAGCAGCTCATCGTAGCCGGAGGCATCAAGGCACAGTCCGAGGTCGACGAGCTCGACCAGATGGGCGTCGACGCGGTCGCCGGCATGGCCGTCTACTCCGGAGCGATGGAAGCCTAG